One part of the Odontesthes bonariensis isolate fOdoBon6 chromosome 15, fOdoBon6.hap1, whole genome shotgun sequence genome encodes these proteins:
- the LOC142400306 gene encoding mitochondrial coenzyme A transporter SLC25A42-like codes for MAPRVHDQSRLPVAQAAVLTLPPSSQAKDLRPGLTALDSLLCGAFAGAVAKTVIAPLDRTKIIFQVSSKRFSAKEAFRLLYCTYVKGGLIGLWRGNSATMVRVMPYAAIQFCSHEQYKKHLGGYYGFQGKALPPLPRLLAGSLAGMTAAMLTYPLDMVRARMAVTAREMYSNIMHVFVRISQEEGVKTLYRGFTPTILGVIPYAGITFFTYETLKKLHAEKTKRSQPYPHERLAFGACAGLIGQSASYPLDVVRRRMQTAGVTGSSCVTILGTMREIVNQEGIRRGLYKGLSMNWVKGPIAVGISFTTFDITHSLLLKLHQMGSFIH; via the exons ATGGCCCCTCGTGTGCACGACCAGAGCCGTCTGCCTGTTGCCCAGGCCGCGGTTCTGACCCTGCCACCGTCCAGCCAGGCAAAG GACCTGCGGCCTGGATTGACTGCCCTGGACTCCTTACTGTGCGGCGCATTTGCTGGAGCTGTGGCCAAAACCGTCATCGCGCCTCTGGATCGGACCAAGATCATTTTCCAAG tgTCCTCGAAAAGATTCTCAGCGAAG GAGGCCTTCAGACTCCTCTACTGTACATACGTGAAGGGAGGGCTGATCGGTCTGTGGAGGGGGAACTCTGCCACCATGGTCCGGGTCATGCCCTACGCTGCCATCCAGTTCTGCTCACACGAGCAGTACAAAAAACATCTGGGGGGCTACTACGGCTTCCAGGGCAA agctctgcctcctctcccGCGTTTGTTGGCTGGCTCCCTTGCCGGCATGACTGCTGCCATGCTTACCTACCCTTTGGACATGGTGCGAGCCAGGATGGCGGTCACCGCCAGAGAAAT GTACAGTAACATCATGCACGTCTTTGTGCGCATCTCCCAAGAGGAAGGTGTGAAGACGCTTTACAGAGGCTTCACCCCCACCATCCTGGGTGTCATACCGTACGCAGGGATCACATTCTTTACTTACGAGACCCTCAAAAAACTACACGCAG AAAAGACAAAGCGATCTCAACCGTACCCCCACGAGCGCCTGGCCTTTGGCGCCTGCGCGGGCCTGATCGGACAATCGGCTTCGTACCCTCTGGATGTGGTGCGCCGGCGCATGCAGACGGCTGGAGTTACCGGCTCGTCTTGCGTCACAATTCTGGGGACCATGCGTGAGATCGTAAATCAGGAAGGAATCAGACGTGGACTGTACAAAGGCCTGAGTATGAACTGGGTTAAAGGGCCCATTGCAGTGGGAATTAGCTTCACCACATTTGACATCACGCACAGCCTTCTGCTGAAGCTGCATCAGATGGGATCCTTTATCCACTGA